One genomic segment of Thermovibrio guaymasensis includes these proteins:
- a CDS encoding chloride channel protein: MISQVKQNLRHFFLIPVLLGLLGGLSAFLFRALISLFNSLFNSSFGSPAYYPFVIPIIFSITFLISRKLLVSPENVTIDEIARKVALERGGFDPKKGLLILGFTSFNIGFGAPVGREGPIAKLGGVLAELVNKVLKVDGLHFPIYLTCGISSALSATFNAPVAAVLFGAEVVLGKINSYILIPLIVSSATATVVARYFLGDFRAFWVPHLSYDSSELPLFLVVSVLAAASVLLILNLLKFFTYLRSSLKDYWYFAVITCGLLVGFLLWMFPQTVGVGYEQVTLLFKGAYSPEKAGEIAFIKALAVCLTFGSGVFGGFMAPAIFIGAFGGFSVGSFISSTPGAFALAGAAAFLTGISGAPLRSSLIIVELTHSYQLIVPILFTSAFTNYFLGAFSQVRFFKRTLYHKGIDVEKLFPVKEVSIGKFVTFVEPVNESSPVSLLKERFLKEAERYIPVVNDDNRLVGIVSVRDLRLTLFFGEDLKVRDVMTSEPFFIYKDSSLSDLIKAISLLDRGKIPVVERDRSYVGMFSCDDFLKALTFRK; this comes from the coding sequence TTGATTAGTCAAGTTAAACAGAACTTAAGGCACTTTTTTCTAATTCCGGTACTTTTAGGTTTACTGGGAGGCCTTTCTGCCTTTCTTTTTAGGGCTCTTATTTCCCTTTTTAATTCCCTATTTAACAGTTCTTTTGGATCGCCCGCTTACTACCCTTTTGTTATACCTATCATCTTCTCGATAACTTTCCTAATTTCAAGGAAACTCCTAGTTTCTCCAGAGAACGTTACTATTGATGAGATAGCCAGGAAGGTTGCCCTTGAGAGGGGAGGGTTTGACCCGAAGAAAGGTCTTTTAATTCTCGGTTTTACCTCCTTTAACATCGGTTTTGGAGCTCCAGTCGGAAGAGAGGGTCCTATTGCAAAGCTGGGAGGAGTTTTAGCAGAACTGGTTAATAAAGTGCTGAAGGTTGATGGCCTTCACTTTCCCATCTACCTTACCTGCGGTATCTCTTCTGCCCTCTCGGCAACCTTTAACGCTCCGGTAGCTGCCGTGCTCTTTGGTGCAGAGGTAGTACTGGGTAAAATCAACAGCTACATACTCATCCCTTTAATTGTCTCATCAGCTACGGCAACCGTCGTTGCCCGTTACTTCTTGGGAGACTTTAGGGCTTTTTGGGTGCCTCACCTCTCTTACGACTCCTCCGAACTTCCCCTTTTCCTCGTAGTGTCTGTTTTGGCTGCTGCTTCTGTCCTTTTAATTCTCAACCTCCTTAAATTCTTTACCTATTTACGCTCTTCCCTTAAGGACTACTGGTACTTTGCCGTTATAACTTGTGGCCTTTTGGTAGGTTTTCTCCTGTGGATGTTCCCTCAGACTGTCGGAGTCGGATACGAACAGGTAACTTTACTCTTTAAAGGGGCCTACTCTCCCGAGAAGGCCGGTGAGATTGCCTTTATTAAGGCCCTTGCAGTTTGTCTTACTTTTGGGAGTGGGGTCTTTGGAGGGTTTATGGCTCCGGCAATTTTTATCGGAGCCTTTGGAGGTTTTTCGGTAGGCTCCTTCATCTCTTCCACTCCCGGAGCTTTTGCCCTTGCAGGAGCCGCTGCATTTCTAACCGGTATCTCTGGGGCTCCCCTCCGTTCCTCCCTCATTATAGTTGAGCTAACTCACAGTTATCAACTAATAGTTCCAATACTTTTTACTAGTGCGTTTACCAACTACTTTTTGGGAGCTTTCTCCCAAGTAAGGTTCTTTAAGAGAACCCTTTACCATAAGGGTATTGATGTAGAAAAACTTTTCCCTGTCAAAGAGGTTTCCATTGGTAAGTTTGTAACCTTTGTTGAGCCTGTTAATGAGAGCTCTCCAGTATCCCTCTTAAAGGAAAGGTTTTTAAAGGAGGCAGAGAGGTACATTCCTGTTGTTAACGATGACAACCGTTTGGTAGGAATCGTCTCTGTGAGGGATTTGAGGTTAACCCTCTTCTTTGGAGAGGACCTTAAAGTAAGGGACGTTATGACCAGTGAACCTTTCTTTATCTACAAGGACTCTTCCCTTTCTGACCTTATAAAGGCCATATCCCTCCTTGACAGAGGTAAAATTCCAGTAGTTGAGAGGGATAGGTCTTACGTTGGGATGTTTAGCTGTGATGACTTCTTAAAGGCCCTTACCTTCAGGAAGTAA
- a CDS encoding FAD-dependent oxidoreductase yields the protein MYAVAIIGGGVSGLSCALTLADGGRRFEFAKGKKFLVVDSNSSDALKAVLNNVPGVKKGTTGEEYLAFLRSQVEEFEEVNLVEGEVCEVVKEGDKFKVILSDGREFESDTVVFATGFHSFNVKTDLVEVIPHPKSPRPGKVALKPKSENVFVCGNAAGEITMVATAAGGGVSVACDILSRWAGKVVVPHDSIG from the coding sequence ATGTATGCAGTGGCGATTATAGGGGGAGGTGTTTCAGGGCTTTCCTGTGCGCTTACTTTAGCCGATGGAGGAAGGAGGTTTGAGTTTGCTAAAGGGAAGAAGTTCTTAGTTGTTGACTCAAACTCTTCTGATGCTTTAAAGGCAGTTTTAAATAACGTTCCGGGGGTTAAGAAGGGAACTACGGGGGAGGAGTATTTGGCATTCTTAAGGTCTCAGGTTGAGGAGTTTGAGGAGGTTAACTTAGTTGAAGGTGAAGTCTGTGAGGTTGTAAAAGAGGGGGACAAGTTTAAGGTTATCCTTTCAGATGGAAGGGAGTTTGAATCGGATACTGTAGTCTTTGCAACAGGTTTTCACTCGTTTAACGTTAAAACCGACCTTGTTGAGGTTATTCCCCATCCAAAATCTCCCCGTCCGGGAAAGGTAGCACTTAAGCCAAAAAGTGAGAATGTTTTTGTGTGTGGAAACGCTGCTGGAGAGATTACTATGGTAGCAACTGCAGCCGGTGGCGGTGTTAGCGTTGCTTGCGATATCCTTTCAAGGTGGGCAGGAAAGGTTGTCGTTCCCCACGATTCTATCGGTTAG
- a CDS encoding gamma-glutamylcyclotransferase family protein yields MFNHLLFVYGTLMSGFSAHAFLLDAQFVSHGVLYGAKLVHLEEGFPGALEGEGEIFGEVYRVDDLTLKAIDLYEEFNELFPEESFFLRKLKPIRLIPMNEWVEAWVYLLNPDLAKDFTEVPLGNWREFIKKFF; encoded by the coding sequence ATGTTTAACCATCTCCTCTTTGTATACGGAACCTTAATGTCGGGCTTCTCAGCCCACGCCTTTTTACTTGACGCTCAGTTTGTTTCCCACGGAGTACTCTACGGGGCAAAGCTTGTTCACCTTGAGGAGGGCTTTCCGGGAGCCCTTGAAGGGGAAGGGGAAATATTTGGAGAAGTTTATAGGGTTGACGACCTTACACTAAAGGCAATTGACCTCTACGAGGAGTTTAACGAGTTGTTCCCCGAAGAGAGCTTTTTCTTAAGGAAGTTAAAACCTATCAGGCTGATACCCATGAACGAATGGGTTGAGGCCTGGGTTTACCTCCTCAACCCAGACCTTGCAAAGGACTTTACCGAAGTTCCCCTGGGTAACTGGAGGGAATTCATAAAGAAGTTCTTCTAA
- the rlmB gene encoding 23S rRNA (guanosine(2251)-2'-O)-methyltransferase RlmB, which yields MELKIYGKNAVVEALKSGRSVEKVYLQYGKFFEPEFLNFLKERGVKYQWAKKEQLRKLVGKEKHQGIVALLSPIEYSSEQELFRDTLKKNSFFVALDGVTEPQNLGTIARTVESFGGVGLLLPEKGSAPLNEVALKASSGSLFHLKVVRVENLSSSLLKFKSQGGRVYSVETGGKDIRSVEFRRPLCLIMGSEGRGIGEELLSISDEVATIPTVGKTPSLNVSVSCAIAVWELFRR from the coding sequence TTGGAACTGAAAATCTACGGTAAGAATGCGGTTGTTGAGGCTTTAAAATCTGGTAGGTCTGTTGAGAAAGTTTACCTTCAGTACGGAAAGTTCTTTGAACCTGAGTTTCTGAACTTCCTAAAAGAAAGGGGAGTAAAGTATCAGTGGGCGAAGAAAGAGCAGTTAAGGAAACTTGTAGGTAAGGAGAAACATCAAGGGATTGTTGCCCTTTTGTCACCTATTGAGTATTCCTCAGAACAGGAGCTCTTTAGGGATACTCTAAAGAAAAACTCTTTCTTCGTTGCCCTTGATGGAGTAACAGAGCCCCAGAACCTTGGAACAATTGCAAGGACTGTTGAAAGTTTTGGAGGTGTTGGACTCCTTTTACCTGAAAAGGGAAGTGCACCTTTAAACGAAGTGGCCCTAAAGGCTTCATCAGGTTCCCTTTTCCACCTAAAGGTTGTTAGAGTTGAGAATTTAAGTTCATCGCTCTTAAAGTTTAAAAGTCAAGGAGGAAGGGTTTACTCTGTTGAAACTGGAGGAAAGGATATTAGGAGCGTGGAGTTTAGGAGACCCCTATGCTTGATTATGGGTTCTGAAGGGAGAGGGATTGGGGAGGAGCTCTTAAGTATTTCAGATGAAGTAGCTACTATCCCAACTGTTGGAAAGACTCCTTCCCTAAACGTTTCCGTTTCCTGTGCAATTGCCGTTTGGGAGCTCTTTAGGCGTTAA
- the hemH gene encoding ferrochelatase — MKEAVLISYMGAPSTTEEIKPFLYRLFSDRDLINFGVPSFLQKPLAYLISTFRTPKVKPQYEAIGGGSPLVKYSLEQGELLEREIGIPVFVGMLYSEPLISKVAKEILKGSFKKVYHITLYPQYSIATAGACLRDGRKYLEGKVELKEVRSWAKNPNYVEWIRRAIKRELSGLNPKETVILFSAHSLPKYIVEERGDRYPQEVRATVEAVMDGFKEFPYRISYQSKVGPIEWLEPSTEEELRRVKVEGFKNVVVFPVSFVSEHIETLYELDVEYGELAKELSLNYKRVKLDHRDPLLIGALKEEVEKLRGQK; from the coding sequence TTGAAGGAGGCCGTATTAATTAGCTACATGGGAGCTCCCTCAACAACAGAAGAGATAAAGCCCTTCCTATACAGGCTCTTTTCAGATAGAGACCTGATAAACTTCGGGGTTCCTTCCTTCCTCCAAAAGCCCCTTGCTTACCTAATTTCTACATTTAGAACTCCAAAAGTTAAACCCCAGTACGAAGCAATAGGGGGAGGAAGCCCTCTGGTTAAGTACTCCCTTGAACAGGGGGAGCTCTTAGAAAGGGAAATTGGAATTCCAGTATTTGTAGGAATGCTCTACTCAGAACCCCTTATTTCAAAAGTAGCTAAAGAAATTCTAAAAGGAAGCTTTAAAAAAGTTTATCACATAACGCTCTACCCCCAGTACTCCATAGCAACTGCAGGAGCGTGCCTTAGGGATGGAAGGAAGTACTTAGAAGGAAAAGTTGAACTTAAAGAGGTTAGAAGCTGGGCAAAGAACCCTAATTACGTTGAGTGGATAAGAAGGGCAATAAAGAGGGAATTAAGCGGGCTAAACCCTAAAGAGACTGTGATCCTCTTTTCTGCCCACAGCCTTCCAAAGTACATAGTTGAAGAAAGGGGAGATAGATACCCTCAGGAAGTAAGGGCAACTGTTGAAGCCGTTATGGATGGGTTTAAGGAGTTCCCCTACAGAATCTCCTATCAGAGTAAGGTCGGACCGATTGAGTGGCTTGAGCCAAGCACGGAGGAAGAGTTAAGGAGAGTTAAAGTAGAAGGTTTCAAAAACGTCGTAGTATTTCCGGTGAGCTTTGTCTCTGAACACATTGAAACCCTCTACGAGCTTGACGTTGAGTATGGAGAATTGGCAAAGGAACTCTCCCTTAACTATAAAAGAGTAAAACTAGACCATAGAGACCCCCTCTTAATTGGAGCTCTCAAAGAGGAGGTTGAAAAGCTTAGGGGGCAGAAATGA
- a CDS encoding Rad52/Rad22 family DNA repair protein → MAQKENYWKDIVEKVDKILEKEGASAVQEVPGRGRTLYGYKPQSVIDALNSVIGANNWGYKIVEYSVSTVENRKGETRYLAWVKIRLWLGDTESFKEAFGGSENYTPGDALKGATTDAIQKALSLFSIGRKAYRGELSELLPKAEKEKKLELKATSKQVEFIKKLAEETGTDISNLNFNLLTQEWASKIIEQLIAKRKAS, encoded by the coding sequence ATGGCTCAAAAAGAGAACTACTGGAAAGATATTGTAGAAAAAGTCGACAAAATTTTAGAAAAGGAAGGAGCTTCCGCAGTTCAGGAAGTTCCCGGCAGAGGAAGAACCCTCTACGGTTACAAGCCCCAATCTGTAATAGATGCCCTAAACAGCGTTATAGGAGCCAACAACTGGGGATACAAAATAGTAGAGTACTCTGTAAGTACAGTTGAGAACAGGAAAGGAGAGACCCGCTACCTTGCCTGGGTAAAAATCAGACTCTGGTTGGGGGATACTGAGTCCTTTAAAGAGGCCTTTGGAGGAAGCGAAAACTACACCCCCGGAGATGCCTTAAAGGGAGCAACCACAGATGCAATTCAAAAGGCACTCTCCCTTTTCTCAATCGGAAGGAAAGCTTACAGGGGAGAGCTCTCAGAGCTCCTACCAAAGGCTGAAAAAGAGAAAAAGCTTGAGCTCAAAGCAACTTCAAAGCAGGTTGAGTTTATAAAGAAGCTAGCTGAGGAAACAGGGACCGACATCTCAAACCTAAACTTCAACCTCCTAACTCAGGAATGGGCCTCTAAGATTATTGAGCAGCTAATAGCAAAGAGAAAAGCAAGCTAA
- a CDS encoding ABC transporter substrate-binding protein has protein sequence MNPRRKFLLFLSGVAISPFAAALFYAEPRAKREKYEIGKSVDLDRVTFLKGKYGGTLYSATSSDPKTFNLVAAHETSSTEAVGELFEGLTEIDLKTLKPVGALAESWEFKDGGLRWIFYLRKGVKWFDGKEFTSDDVVFTYNSIYFNPKIPNSTKDTFMIGGKLPKVKKLDKYAVEFILPEPFAPLLYSLGAPIFPKHIVEKPVKEGRFLEFWTISTPPEKLVGTGPYKLVKYVPGQYLVYERNRNYWKRDDWGNFLPYVDRKVKFILPDANTQLLKFKAGEVDFYSIHGEDYPELKEKEREGRYTIYNLGPSLTADFICFNQNPKALPKWKWKLFSNRKFRWAISHAVDRMGIILTVYNGLGYPVYAPVTPANKIYWDSSYPKFPYNLKRAKELLLQLGLKDRNGDGWLETPEGHTVEINLLTNSNNPARVQIGAILKYDLKKLGIKVNFQPLDFNTLVEKLLHTYDFDAVIIGLTGSVDPNGGRNVWMSSGQLHMWNPNQKEPATEWEKEVDELFEEAARTLDFKKRVELYKKAYYIIAYQQPLIYIAAPLVLEAVRNRVKNYFPTVWGAYKPERIFVSSEGEARGQK, from the coding sequence ATGAATCCAAGGCGTAAGTTCCTTCTCTTTCTTTCTGGAGTAGCTATCTCTCCCTTTGCTGCTGCCCTTTTCTACGCTGAACCTAGGGCGAAGAGGGAGAAGTACGAGATAGGGAAGAGTGTTGATTTAGATAGAGTTACATTCCTAAAAGGAAAATATGGAGGAACCCTTTACTCAGCAACCTCTTCAGACCCGAAGACTTTTAACCTCGTTGCCGCTCATGAAACCTCCTCTACAGAGGCAGTCGGAGAACTCTTTGAAGGGTTAACTGAAATTGATTTAAAAACTCTAAAACCGGTTGGAGCCCTCGCAGAGAGTTGGGAGTTTAAGGATGGTGGCCTTAGGTGGATTTTCTATTTGAGAAAGGGAGTTAAGTGGTTTGACGGAAAGGAGTTTACTTCAGACGATGTAGTTTTCACCTACAACAGTATTTACTTTAACCCAAAGATTCCAAACTCTACAAAGGATACCTTTATGATTGGTGGGAAACTCCCTAAAGTTAAAAAGCTTGATAAGTACGCAGTTGAATTTATACTCCCAGAGCCCTTTGCCCCTCTCCTTTATTCTCTCGGAGCTCCCATCTTCCCAAAGCACATAGTTGAAAAGCCTGTAAAAGAAGGAAGGTTTTTAGAGTTCTGGACGATTTCAACTCCCCCTGAAAAGCTCGTTGGAACGGGACCTTATAAGCTCGTTAAGTACGTTCCCGGTCAGTATTTAGTTTATGAGAGGAATAGGAACTACTGGAAGAGGGACGATTGGGGAAACTTCCTTCCTTACGTGGATAGAAAAGTGAAGTTTATCCTTCCCGATGCGAATACTCAGCTTTTGAAGTTTAAAGCAGGAGAGGTTGACTTCTACTCAATTCACGGTGAGGATTACCCGGAACTCAAGGAGAAAGAGAGAGAGGGCAGATACACAATCTACAACTTAGGTCCTTCCCTAACTGCCGACTTTATCTGCTTTAACCAGAACCCTAAAGCCCTTCCCAAATGGAAGTGGAAGCTCTTTTCAAACAGGAAGTTCCGCTGGGCTATATCCCATGCCGTAGATAGGATGGGTATAATCCTTACCGTATACAACGGCCTCGGCTACCCAGTCTACGCTCCCGTAACTCCTGCAAATAAAATCTACTGGGACTCAAGTTATCCGAAGTTTCCCTACAACTTAAAGAGGGCAAAGGAGCTCCTTCTACAGTTGGGGCTTAAGGACAGGAACGGCGACGGTTGGCTTGAGACTCCAGAAGGTCATACCGTAGAGATAAACCTCCTTACAAACTCCAATAACCCTGCGAGAGTTCAAATTGGAGCGATTCTAAAGTACGATTTAAAGAAGCTTGGGATAAAGGTTAACTTTCAACCCCTAGACTTTAACACCCTCGTTGAGAAGCTCCTCCACACTTACGACTTTGATGCAGTAATAATAGGTTTAACCGGTTCTGTTGACCCAAACGGAGGTAGAAACGTGTGGATGAGTAGCGGTCAACTCCACATGTGGAATCCTAACCAGAAAGAGCCTGCAACTGAGTGGGAAAAGGAAGTGGACGAACTCTTTGAAGAGGCAGCAAGGACCCTTGACTTTAAAAAGAGGGTGGAGCTCTACAAAAAGGCCTACTACATAATAGCCTATCAACAGCCGTTAATCTATATAGCTGCTCCCTTAGTTCTGGAAGCTGTTAGGAATAGGGTTAAGAACTACTTTCCTACCGTTTGGGGTGCTTACAAACCTGAAAGGATTTTTGTTAGTAGCGAAGGAGAAGCCAGAGGCCAAAAATGA
- a CDS encoding secondary thiamine-phosphate synthase enzyme YjbQ: MKAYTEYLLFNTKKRRELIRITDKVKEAVEKSGVKEGLCLVSAMHLTAAVIIQDDEEGLHEDIWEWLEKLAPFRHDYKHHRTGEDNGDAHLKNLLVHLQVVLPITKGKLDLGPWQEIFYAEFDGQRPKRAIIKIIGE; the protein is encoded by the coding sequence ATGAAGGCATACACAGAGTACTTACTCTTTAACACTAAGAAGAGGAGAGAGCTCATAAGAATTACAGATAAGGTTAAAGAAGCCGTAGAAAAGTCTGGAGTTAAAGAGGGACTCTGCTTAGTTTCAGCGATGCACCTCACAGCAGCAGTAATCATCCAGGATGATGAGGAAGGCCTACACGAAGATATATGGGAGTGGCTTGAAAAGTTAGCACCTTTCCGTCACGACTATAAACACCACAGAACAGGCGAGGATAACGGAGATGCTCACCTTAAGAACCTCCTGGTTCATCTTCAAGTAGTACTTCCTATCACAAAGGGAAAGCTTGACTTAGGACCGTGGCAAGAAATCTTCTATGCAGAGTTTGACGGGCAAAGGCCAAAGAGGGCCATCATAAAGATAATAGGAGAGTAG
- the gyrB gene encoding DNA topoisomerase (ATP-hydrolyzing) subunit B: MANQEKYDASAIKVLEGLEAVRKRPGMYIGDTGVYGLHHLVFEVVDNSVDEALAGYCTEIEVIIHPDNSITVADNGRGIPVDIHPEYGKPAAEIVLTVLHAGGKFEKKAYKYSGGLHGVGVSVVNALSEWLKLEIHREGKVYKQVYERGKPVTAFACVGESKKRGTIITFKPDPEIFEVTEFSWDILANRLRELAFLNKGLRITLVDERTEPPKKEVFYYEGGIVEFVKKVNEKKDPLFPEPIYISGEKDDILVEVALQYNSTYTEQIFSFVNNINTREGGTHVSGFRTALTRAITKFIEENNLIPKNTKLSITGDDVREGLVAVISVKIPNPQFEGQTKAKLGNSEVKPVVASIVYEKLWNFLTERPDIGRKIAEKVITAARAREAAKRARELTRRKSALEEFSLPGKLADCSEKDPERTELFLVEGDSAGGSAKQGRDRKFQAILPLKGKIINVEKARIEKVLSNDEIKTIITALGTGVGKNFDISKLRYNKIIIMTDADVDGAHIRTLLLTFFFRQFPEIVEKGHLYIAQPPLYRIKKGKKEMYIKSDSELEDVVLEFALDSVELLSGEGEPLPEEESKEIVKELKRLMEIVSILSRKRDKDLINLLLQVGADYKELYRKEEAEGLIRRLKENLPENLKGTEFELVEDKEHCSFKIVAKIPFEKYLTKEVVIDEDLLISDLFKQGRGIKKRLKERMGAPPYRVKGKKGEVTEFGSAQELYNYLIDIGKEGIYIQRYKGLGEMNPEQLWETTMNPENRTLLKVTVEDAVRADEIFTVLMGDKVEPRREFIQKFAKEVRNLDV, from the coding sequence ATGGCAAATCAGGAAAAGTACGACGCTTCGGCAATAAAGGTCCTCGAGGGTTTAGAGGCGGTAAGGAAAAGGCCGGGAATGTACATCGGAGATACAGGAGTTTACGGCCTTCACCACCTGGTCTTTGAAGTAGTTGACAACAGCGTTGACGAAGCTTTAGCAGGCTACTGTACGGAGATTGAAGTAATAATCCACCCTGATAACTCAATTACAGTTGCAGACAACGGAAGGGGAATCCCAGTTGACATACACCCTGAGTATGGAAAACCTGCAGCTGAGATTGTCCTAACTGTTCTCCACGCAGGAGGTAAGTTTGAGAAGAAGGCCTATAAGTACTCTGGAGGCCTTCACGGAGTTGGGGTCTCTGTAGTCAATGCCCTTTCAGAGTGGTTAAAGCTTGAAATTCACAGGGAAGGAAAGGTCTATAAACAAGTTTACGAAAGGGGAAAACCGGTTACCGCTTTTGCCTGTGTAGGTGAGAGCAAGAAGAGGGGAACGATAATTACGTTCAAGCCAGACCCGGAAATCTTTGAAGTAACTGAGTTTAGCTGGGACATCCTAGCAAACAGGTTAAGGGAACTTGCCTTCTTAAACAAAGGGTTAAGAATAACCTTGGTTGACGAAAGGACTGAACCTCCTAAGAAAGAGGTCTTCTACTACGAAGGAGGAATTGTTGAGTTTGTTAAGAAGGTAAACGAGAAGAAAGACCCTCTCTTCCCGGAACCAATCTACATAAGCGGTGAAAAGGACGACATCCTCGTTGAAGTTGCCCTTCAGTACAATTCAACCTACACAGAACAGATATTTAGCTTTGTAAACAACATAAATACTAGAGAAGGCGGAACTCACGTTTCAGGGTTCAGGACGGCACTAACAAGGGCAATTACAAAGTTCATTGAGGAGAACAACCTAATTCCGAAAAACACAAAACTCTCAATAACTGGAGATGACGTTAGGGAAGGCCTTGTAGCCGTTATATCCGTTAAAATTCCAAACCCTCAGTTTGAAGGGCAGACAAAGGCAAAACTTGGAAACTCAGAAGTTAAACCGGTTGTAGCTTCAATAGTCTACGAAAAGCTATGGAACTTCTTAACGGAAAGGCCGGACATCGGAAGGAAGATTGCCGAGAAAGTCATAACTGCAGCAAGGGCAAGAGAAGCGGCAAAGAGGGCGAGGGAGCTAACAAGGAGAAAGAGTGCCCTTGAGGAGTTCTCCCTTCCTGGTAAACTTGCCGACTGTTCGGAGAAGGACCCTGAAAGGACAGAGCTCTTCTTAGTAGAGGGTGATAGTGCAGGAGGAAGTGCAAAACAGGGAAGGGATAGGAAGTTCCAGGCAATCCTCCCCCTAAAGGGTAAGATTATCAACGTTGAGAAGGCAAGAATTGAGAAAGTCCTTTCAAACGATGAGATTAAGACAATTATTACGGCCCTTGGAACTGGAGTTGGAAAGAACTTTGATATAAGTAAGTTAAGGTACAACAAGATAATCATAATGACCGATGCCGACGTTGACGGAGCTCACATTAGAACTCTCCTGCTTACTTTCTTCTTCAGACAGTTTCCCGAAATAGTAGAAAAGGGACACCTATACATTGCCCAACCTCCCCTTTACAGGATTAAAAAGGGCAAGAAGGAGATGTACATAAAGAGCGACTCAGAGCTTGAGGACGTTGTCCTTGAGTTTGCCCTAGATAGTGTGGAACTTCTATCGGGAGAAGGGGAACCTTTACCTGAGGAGGAATCTAAAGAAATAGTTAAAGAGCTCAAAAGGTTAATGGAGATTGTCTCTATTCTATCAAGGAAGAGGGATAAGGACCTAATTAACCTCTTACTTCAAGTTGGGGCCGACTATAAAGAGCTCTACAGGAAAGAAGAGGCAGAGGGTTTAATAAGAAGGTTAAAGGAAAACCTACCTGAAAACTTAAAAGGAACAGAGTTTGAGCTTGTAGAGGATAAGGAACACTGTTCGTTTAAAATCGTAGCTAAAATACCCTTTGAAAAGTACTTAACCAAGGAAGTAGTAATAGACGAGGACCTCTTAATCTCCGACCTCTTTAAGCAGGGAAGGGGAATTAAGAAGAGGTTAAAAGAGAGGATGGGAGCTCCACCTTACAGAGTTAAGGGTAAAAAAGGTGAGGTTACTGAGTTCGGCTCTGCCCAGGAACTCTACAACTACCTTATAGACATAGGAAAGGAGGGAATATACATTCAGAGGTACAAAGGTCTTGGTGAAATGAACCCTGAACAGCTTTGGGAAACAACGATGAACCCTGAAAACAGGACTTTACTCAAGGTAACTGTTGAAGATGCTGTAAGGGCCGATGAGATATTCACGGTCTTAATGGGAGATAAGGTGGAGCCAAGGAGGGAGTTCATTCAGAAATTCGCAAAAGAGGTAAGGAACCTTGATGTTTAA